The segment CTCCACCATTAACGTATCCGCTGCAACCAAAACAATACAAACCTTCCTGCTTAGCTTAGTTAACTCATTATTTTCCTGATGTAGTCTAAGAGGGAGAGGAGAGTTAGAAAATGGTGGGAAcctgtataaaatatatagtcaTGAGTGCCAATGAAGTCCCTTGTGCAATTGGTAAACAAAGGCTCGTTTGTATTAAGATCCATTTTCCTTCTGTGTTGTTCCAATCCAATACCCATTACTGATCTCACAAACGATGAGTACGCACTCACCTGCAACAAATGCTCTTTATCAAAGATCTAGAAAAGAggcagaaaaaaacaaaaggtacattaactgaagaagaagaaaatgttaCCAGAGGCAGTTGATGAGTCAGTTTGGTTTGAGGACGCAGGATCCCAAGGGGATCAACCAACAGATCTGGATGTTGTGGATCAACCTTTCCATATACAAGAAGTGAATGAGGAGCACTGCAATCAAAATTCCAATAATAGAGTTTAGCTTTTCTTCACCAATAGTCATTAAGAGAATACTGAGTTTAATGCATCAGGTTAGAAGAATTAACAAAACCTTCCGGGAAGAGTATTGAAGTCTCCACATACAAGCATAGGAATATCAGCACTAGCAGCTATTTTCTCCAGTCCCTTTAATAAAGTATGAACCTAAActcaaaagaacaaaacaaaacattagtAAGGTGAATACTAATGCTCCTGAGTTCAACGAAATGTGAGTTCTTTAATATAGAGAGAGAAACACATACCTGCCAGAGCTTCACATCCTTCAGTTCTTGTTGAACATTAACATGTGTGTTTGCCTATACTCCAACAAGTTACAACCAAATTAGCCGGCTTTCACCCAAAAGATGTAACAGTCTTCTCAACAACAATTGAAAGGGAagggaaaaaaaaggaaactctACCACACAGATAAGCTGGCGCTTCCCATCAGTAGGTTGATGATTACCAAACTTCGCTTCAAGAACAACTATCAACGCAATGTTATCCTACAACATAACAATAAACCAAATCAGCGATGTAAACAATAACTCTCCAACAATCAGCAGCGACCAAAAATAAATGTATAGCATTGCCAAAACTACCTTCACAAGTCGGTTTAAAGCACTTCTCTTCTGAGCAGGAGGGATGATAGCCTCAGTCAAAGACTGAGCAGCCTTATTGAATTCAACCTGGATTATTAACCGTCCCCTAAATTAGTATGAGGATCAAAATAAGGTTAGAGCGAGTAAACATATAGAAGAACAGATACAAACATCATATTTCTTGACATGTGCAAATCTATCCCTTCTGAAAAATGTCGCACATCCATCAATTGCACTTGTACTTCCGCTGAGAACCTATCAACAAAGTAAGTTACAGTTAAAAGACTTTCAAACATAAAAACCATTAAAGAAAGGAGCTTCTGGAATCATCAATGAACCCAACCTCATTAGTCTTCCTCTTGTAAAGAGCTTGATACCCATGCTTATCCAACTCCGGAGCAAAAATTTCATGGAAATGATCACTTTGTACCTGccagataaataaataaataagaatcaacatttttttcatttccaAAACTTAAAATGGTGAGCCGAGACAATACCTCTTGAAGGCAGACAACATCAGCTCGATAAGCAACAATCTCCCTCAACAAATTCTGCCTTCTATACGGCCAAGAAAGAGCCCAAGTAGGACAATAGCTATAAAGCTCGCTACTCGCAGAAGTATCAGACAATATATTGTAAGAAAGAACAGTGAACGACCCTGCAGACTGAATCCGACCATCTTGATCCAAGTGACCACCCACCACATCAGCTCCATTAACAGGGATCAGCCTCCGTGGCCTCGGAGAAGGAGCAGGAATCACACGCGAAGTCATAATCGTACTAGGATGCCCCACAGACTGCTTACTCTCAGCAACAGCCACCACACACTCGAACTTCAACACGTATCCAATATCATCAGCCGTCGGGGTGTACGTCTTGCAACCCCCGACCTCGACCAGCGTCTCTCCTCCGTTCTTCTGCGCGATGCTAGAAGGATAAAACGGCGTCGGTGGCCCGTTGAGACTCGACAAGGTGCTGGCGAGGACCCCAGAGGCAGCACTGTTGGCACGTGACAAGTCATTATTATTATCTTCTTCGTTGTTCCCGTTCTCAGCGGCTGCACGCTCGTGCAGAGTCTTGTGGTGCTGCCACGCGTCGGTGAAGCATTTGGGAGAGCAGTGGTAGCTTTTGGAGACGAGAGCTGGACGCTTCGAGCAGAAGACGCATTGCAAAGTGGCTTGCTCCGTTGGATGGACGCTGCAGATCGTTACTTTCTTATCGCTCTGTACACGAAACCTAAATCGAAAAAGAACGAATCTTTAAGATCAAAATCGAAAACCCAATTCGGGAAATTGATAAAGGGAGGAGCTTTGTGTACCATCTGTAACGGAGGAAGTAGCCTTCGAGGGGGGAAGACTCAGGGACATCTTCGGTGGCGGCGGACTTATCGGGGCGGCGGACGAGGACGTAAGGGGTTAGCTCGCAGCCCACGATGGGAATTTCGGAAGGGAGGTGAACTCGGATCACGCTAAGCATTGCAGAGTAGCAgcagcgaagaagaagaagaagagaatcgaATGTGTTTGAGGCTGATCGAACATTTACTTTGACCTAAAAACCTGACGAAACCCTAGATTTTtatttgtctctctctctcagtaACAACCAACTTGGATCTTTGAGAAAAGTAAAGAAAATTAAAGGAATTGAAAAGGGAAAGagaattaaaattgaaaatttgagAATCAGAGAAAATCTTTTAATTGTTAGAGTAGAGATGTGGATCTTTGAGAAGAGTTCATGGATCGATTCTCACGCTGATAATGgggaaaaaaaatatcaatatcaATCAAAGAGGATCAATCGtatagagaaaataaaaagctATTACATTGGACCCaagaaaatgatttttatattgatttaatattattattatttttgttgtttttctttgtgGAGGTAATTAAAAACTTTCGAAGGAATTTGGTTTTGGCGCTGAAATTTTGAAGAAAGTaaagcaatttaaaaaaaaaaactcaattcaTGGAGAAGAGACAAAATTGCTATTAACCATTGTAAATTGAGATTTAATggtttgtagtttttttttacctaccggtaatagaaaaaaaacttgAGAAAAAAATGATGAGTGCTCAACAACACCTTCACTAAAAATGCAGTGCAATTTTCTTTTTGGTGATCAAGAGTCAAACACACATTTCATATTTCTTTTGATATTCAAGTCTGATTAAAACCAAGTAAATAGTTAAACCATGATCTTGTGATAGAATCAGCCGGTTAAAGGTTTGAATCAAACGCTACTATGATTATGAATggaaaaaaagaatcaaaatttatataatgaCAACTTCAGAGAAAGTCTTTGTGTTTTGCACTAGTAGGCTTTGCAATTGTACAGAAGGTGGCCTCTCTCACAGTAGCAAACAATCCAAACTTCTGTATGGTAAAACTATATTCATGGTTAAAATCAGCATGCAGCTTGGAAATCTCCAAAGTCATATTCAACGCCTATTTCTTtagcttcttgttcttctttcttctctagTTCTTCTCGCTTTGTATCTAAATCTTGATGTTCAGAGGATCTTTGGAGGCTGAGGCTTGATGGGGACTTCTGAGCAGTCGTGGCAGGAGAAAGCGGTCCAGGAGGTGGAGGCGGAGGGGTGATTGAAGGAATGGTGGTTTCTATAGACTTCTCCTTATCATCCAACGAGAGATTGCTCAGACTCTTCTCTACCAGCTAAGACTTTGGGTCTTTATCGAGCTCCTCTGTTTCAACGAGAGATTGCTCAGACTTGCAGAAATGTATCTAGAGCCCAATAAATTTAAATCTTTACATTTTTAAGTTGAGGAACAATGGTTTCTCCTTCCTTTAAGCTTGTAATCCACAGATGAAGTGTTCTGAAAGTGTTGTTCCATTTCTTCTGTTGTTTTCTTCTTGTTCAAATACCTTTTAGCAAAAGAGAAACACAAGAGATGAGATTCAGAGATGTCAAAGAAACACTAGGAGATTTGGAAGTGGAATGTTACTTCTTCATGTGGTCATGCAATGCAGCTTGAAAGTCATATCAAAGCACACTATGACTCGTATGCTTCAGTTCTCTCCCGGAATCCGAGTCCAATAAAAGCATGTCGCACACGATCACCTGCAATGCTCCAACTAAATAAACTCAAATACAACTATAAATCTCGTTATATATTCATAAGTACCTATCTTTTCTTCAACACGGAGAACAAAATATATCTACAAGACAAAAAAACAGACCAAGTTAAGATCTGTGGTTAAATTTTTTCTGCATGGATCATTTGCTCTGCATGGATCATTTGTATAAAAGGTATCAGCCAATGTCTACTATCTCCATCTTCCAACAGATTACTTAGACACATCTTTGGCGGCCTGAGAAAATATGACTAACTAGATACAAATTAAGAATAAGCTAACATTCCTACTAGCTTCAGGAATTGGTTCAATAAGGTTTACTCTTGAGTTATTGATCACTGGCTACGCAGCAGGAAAAAAGGGTTACTGCAAGAATCTCCTAACTACAGGTCAGAATGGCTTATAGACATTTTCTGTAAATGGAGGCAAGAAAAAGAACCTGTAACAAGCTATGCTTTTCCTTGGAGGTATCTGCACACGCACACaaataaagaagaagatgagctcACTTGCTGTAACATTACACGTAGACTGTAGGATAAGATTCAAAGCGAGTCAATCAATGTTGTCTATGAACAATGATCAAGACATGAACTTTAACATTTGCAGATGACTTTTTCAATACCAATGCAAAACATCTATAATGCGAGACTGGTATTACTAACTAACTAATGATCAAAGGCAGTAACTTCAAACTTGATCAAGCATAAAAGACGCATGAGGATTCATCAAAAATTCGAAATACCCAACTCATTAAACCTACTTAAAACCCATGTCTTGGCGGATAAGTAAAAAGATTTTTATCCCGCCAAAATGTGGGTTCGAAGTATGTAAgactcaatttttttaattttgtgataTTTACAAATGATATCGTTTTAACGAAAATGTCATATCAGCTATTTAGCAACTCGAATAAGAGATTGACTAATCACCATTGTATTCAATGTATATATACGCACGTTTGTGAAAGTTCGTGTagacttttcaaaaatttgttgAATTCATGATGCAATATGCACTATAATAAAGTTCATGATAGAATAGGCACGACCCAAAAAGTTGAGTTTGAAATAGGCCATCTATACCATTACTTCTATCTGTGATTACCTCAAAATCACCCGATCTTTTTAACTAGTTTAAATCTGGACCGTCCATTGTTTTTACTTTTACACGTTCGACATATCATCCAAAGCTGACAAGTCAACATGAAACAGTTGATGGACCAGCCTATGAAGGAACATCCATATCTATAcagttcgggtacccgttcgggttcggtcgggtattttgaattttcgaaTATTTTGGCATAGAGGTGTAAAATCCGTTCgagtatttctgtacttcgggtcgggttcgggtatttttagttcggattcggttatttcggatcagattcaaatatttagatttaaaaaattaaataagatttttcatttctaaaatttcatgtatttaaaaacataaattttacttaactaatttttcatttttaatagattgcatggttaatagatttggacataacattttgaaactaaaaagaaattaatttggttattgtttttaaattttggatgtaaatttttgttaattcttgaaataaaaaatttgacatgcattttaattGAGTATCAAATCATTTtatccgtaattgtatgtatatcatatgaacttaaagtatgtgtagtatcaatttaaatattttatataaaataagagatgtaaactagaaatataaaattagttatacATATGTTTTGTTATCTTCGAATATTTattcgggtttggatattacccgttcgggttcgagTATCAAATTTCTCCTGATTCAATATCCGTTCGAATTTTGGTTCAGTTTTTTGGATCTGCTTCGGATATCGGATAAAGTGCTCACAATTAGTTCTTGTATTCATAATAGTTGACTCAACGACACTCAGGTTTTTTACTTCATGGGCCTTATCTAATAAGGCTTTAGGCCCATTATAGATACGGTGGACAAATCTGTTTTTGATTGATATGCGACTCTTCATGGTGTTGAGTAGGTAAAAACCGAGTGTTCGTGTCAGTATCCGTGGTCCCTTTAATAATCGGCTGCTCCTCTCGCAGACGTTTTGCTACACTTGAGATAACAGATGGCGGCTGCTACTTCATCCATCGCTCCTCCCCTCTCGTGCCCGTCTCTTTCTTCTTCCCTCAGGTCATCGAAAGGCACAAGCTTTGCTTTGCCCAGCATCAGTTTCGTCTCGTCTACTTCAAAGTCTCTGAGGTCGCTCACTGCCACCGT is part of the Brassica rapa cultivar Chiifu-401-42 chromosome A09, CAAS_Brap_v3.01, whole genome shotgun sequence genome and harbors:
- the LOC103841733 gene encoding carbon catabolite repressor protein 4 homolog 2, with the translated sequence MLSVIRVHLPSEIPIVGCELTPYVLVRRPDKSAATEDVPESSPLEGYFLRYRWFRVQSDKKVTICSVHPTEQATLQCVFCSKRPALVSKSYHCSPKCFTDAWQHHKTLHERAAAENGNNEEDNNNDLSRANSAASGVLASTLSSLNGPPTPFYPSSIAQKNGGETLVEVGGCKTYTPTADDIGYVLKFECVVAVAESKQSVGHPSTIMTSRVIPAPSPRPRRLIPVNGADVVGGHLDQDGRIQSAGSFTVLSYNILSDTSASSELYSYCPTWALSWPYRRQNLLREIVAYRADVVCLQEVQSDHFHEIFAPELDKHGYQALYKRKTNEVLSGSTSAIDGCATFFRRDRFAHVKKYDVEFNKAAQSLTEAIIPPAQKRSALNRLVKDNIALIVVLEAKFGNHQPTDGKRQLICVANTHVNVQQELKDVKLWQVHTLLKGLEKIAASADIPMLVCGDFNTLPGSAPHSLLVYGKVDPQHPDLLVDPLGILRPQTKLTHQLPLVSAYSSFVRSVMGIGLEQHRRKMDLNTNEPLFTNCTRDFIGTHDYIFYTADTLMVESLLELLDEDGLRKDTALPSPEWSSSHIALLAEFRCMPRTRR